Within Halalkalibaculum roseum, the genomic segment CTACGATCAACGTGGTCGGGGGATTCATGGTAACCGACCGCATGCTGGAAATGTTTAAGAAGAAGAAAACGAAGGAGGATAAATAATGAGTCAATTTTTACCTCCGTCAATTCAAAACTTTCTGCCGGATATAATTCAGCTTGTCTACCTGGTTGCCACCGGGGTTTTTATCGTAGGTATTAAACGACTTGGATCACCGGCTACCGCCCGGTCAGGAAACCAGCTGGCCGCACTCGGAATGCTTATCGGGGTGATTGTTACACTCTTCGATCAGCAGGTTGTAAGTTTCAATTTCATTATTGCCGGCGTAGTCATCGGTAGCCTCATTGGTGCCGTCGCAGCCAAAAAAGTGGAAATGACGGCTATGCCGGAAATGGTAGCCATATTCAACGGTTTTGGTGGCGGTGCCTCGGCGCTGGTAGCCTGGGGTGAGCTCAGCAGAACCTTAGATCCAACCATGCTTGAAGTTCAGGATCTTGTTACGGTGGGACTCAGTATTCTGATCGGTTCCATAACCTTTACCGGCAGTTTCGTAGCTTTTGGTAAATTGAAAGGATTTATCAGCGGCCGACCGTTAACATTTCCCGGGCAGAATATTTTTAACCTGCTATTGACTGCAGGCTTATTCGGATTGGTGGGATGGTTTGCTGTCGATCCGGAATACCAATTGGTTTTCTGGCTGTTATTCGGTCTCTCCCTGCTGCTCGGAATACTCACAGTGTTGCCGATCGGTGGTGCGGATATGCCGGTGGTTATTTCACTGCTAAACTCTTACTCCGGTATTGCCGCATCGATGGCCGGATTTGTCATCAACAACAATCTTCTTATCATAAGTGGTGCGCTGGTAGGTGCCGCCGGACTTATACTCACCAACATCATGTGCAAGGCCATGAACCGGACGCTCGGTAATGTACTCTTTGGGGCATTCGGCGGCGGAGACGGGGGCAGCGGCTCTGGACCGGCAGCTGATACCGATAAAACGGTACGAGAAACCACACCTGAGGATGTCGCACTACAGTGTGCCTATGCCGGCAAAGTGATCATTACACCCGGATACGGACTCGCGGTTGCCCAGGCGCAACACGTATTGAAGGAAGTAGCTGACAAACTCGAAGCCAAAGGTGTAGAAGTTAAATATGGTATTCATCCGGTGGCCGGTCGCATGCCCGGACACATGAACGTACTGCTCGCGGAAGCTGATGTGCCTTACGACCAGCTCTATGATATGGAGCAAATAAACCCGGATTTCAAGTCAACGGATGTGGTGCTGATTATTGGTGCCAACGATGTGGTAAATCCGGTGGCCAAAACCGAGCCGGGCAGTCCGATTTACGGTATGCCTATTCTCAATGTCGATGAAGCCGAAAGGACCATTGTGTTCAAGCGGAGTTTGAGTCCGGGTTTTGCAGGAATTGACAATCCCCTGTTCTATAAAGAGACCAACCAGATGTTCTTCGGGGATGCGAAGAAATCGCTACAAGCACTTGCACAGGCACTGAATGAAGTTTAGTCAGGTTTCAGGATACAAGATGCAGGATTCAGGTTTAGGATACTAGTTTATGGGATTGTTTTGAGGGTTTTAGGAATTACTTTTATGGTTGGTTTCTACGGATTGTATAAACTGATATAGTTTCTTGCCTAAAAGATCTAATTTAATAGAAATCTCTTTATATACTTCTTCGTCAGCAAGTGATTTAGTTTCGTATAGCGTCTCAATATGATCTCTTGTTTCGTCAACAGAAGAATGAGCATAAATCAAAAATTTGATGAAATCTTGTTTGTACCTTCTTCTGCCATAGCCTTCAACAATATTCGAGCGAATTGACTTTGACGATCTTCTGACTTGACTACCTGTTTCGTATAACTCATACTTTGGAAGTAGCATACTCATTTCATGAATAACTACAGTTACTTCTCTTGACAATTTCCATATCTCCAGATTTTTGTAGCTCACCGGTCAAAAATTTTGATAGAAGTGCTTTTTTAGGATAGACCGATAGGTAAGAACTTCCTTACAAGTAAAATTTTAAAAGTCGAAAATATCCTAATGTAAAACTATCTAGAAATCTAATTTTTTACCCATAAACGTATATCTTGCATCTTGCATCCTGTATCCTGTATCCTGTATCCTGCTCTACTCAACCTCAGCATCCCCATCATAAAATCTCATCGCCAATACAAAACATAAACTGCCCAATATCCCGCAACAGCTGATCACCAGCATGAGCGCCTTTGCCGGACCATAGGCCCCAGTAAACACCATATCCATTAGCCAACCCGTTAGGGGCGGACCTACCCCAAAACCGATCACACTGATTACAAACAGGTACAAACCTCCGGCCAGCGCGCGCATATTTGGCTTCACCAGGTATTGAATGAGAGCCGCAGCCACACCATTGTAGGAGGAAGAAATCACGTTTGCAGAACCGATCAGCAACAGCGCCATCCAACCGGTGCCGGCAAATAGTCCCAAATAGTAAAGAGGCAGACAGGCCAGTCCGGCGACCATTCCCATAATAAAACGCTTAGACGGTCCCCATCTTTCAGCCAGCCAATCAGCCGCTTTACCGGATGACACGACACTCAGCCCTGTTGCGAGCATGAACCAACCATAATAGGGCAAGAGGTTTTGAGCTTCATGAACTTCCTTCAGAACTGTACCGACAAAACCAAGAACCGTATAACCCGTCAGGGCCAAAAAGGAAAAGCCCAGGAAGTGAAAGAGAATGGTCTTTTTGCTGAGAATGTATACCAATACTTCCCTCATGGACATATCCACATCATAACGCGCCTTCTGTTGGGTGATCCCACGCGGCAGCTCGCGGATAAGGAACCAGGCCACGCCCACTAATAGAATACCCGGAGCTCCTACCACCATCAAAGCGGTACGCCAGTCATACAGTTGGGCGACTGTTCCCCCGCCGATGAAAGCCACGCCAATTCCGATAAATATACCGGAGGCATATATCGAAAATACCGTAGCGCGTTGTTCCGGTCTGAAATAATCGGAAAGCAGGGAGTACACTGCGGGACTTAAGGCCGATTCACTGATACCGACAAACATGCGGGCAGTTATCAAAAAAGTGAGTGAAGTGGCGAAACCGCTGATGAATGTCATCAGGCTCCATATCAGCAGACCGGCCACAATCATTATCTTTCGTGAATAAAGATCAGCCAGGCGACCCATCGGAATTCCACAAATAGCGTATATCAGCGAAAAGGCTGTTCCGTAAAGCAGACCTACCTGGAGGTTATTCATGTCCATTTCAGCCTGAATCTGGGTGGCCAGCACGGCAATGATCTGACGGTCAACAAAACTGGAAATATAGATCAGTGTGACCAGCCCGAGTATAACCCAGGCATAGGTGCTGCCTATCAGTTTTCTTGCCTTTTTCTCGGTAATGCTCATAATTGATTTTTAATGAGAGCGGAATCTAAAAAAGGATTTCTTCATATTCAGACTTTGTTTGATTGTAAAAGTGCGTCTACTTTGCCATTTTCTGCTGATTAATCATTTACTAAATGACCAGAAATTTATCACATGCCCGTTAAGCTATACCCTGATCTACCAAAGCTGCCTGAGAAAACCGATAAGCAAAAAAAGCGTGCCGAGGAACTCCTTGCTGAACTATATGAGCATTACCCGAATCCTCACTGTGCCCTTGATCACCGGAATGCTTTTGAACTTTTGTGCGCGACAATACTGAGCGCCCAGTGTACCGACGTGCGGGTAAACAAGGTAACTCCCGATCTTTTTGAGACCTACCCTACTCCCGAGCAAATGGCAGAGGCGCCCATACAGGAACTGGAAGAACTTGTACGATCTACAGGGTTTTACCGGAACAAAGCTAAAGCACTTAAAGAATCTTCTCAGATCATTGCTGAGGAGCATGACGGTGAAGTGCCACAGAATATGAAGGAGCTGCTGAATCTTCGTGGTGTGGCCCGAAAAACGGCCAACGTCGTACTGGGTAATGCCTTCAATATCAACAAAGGGGTGGTTGTGGATACGCACGTCAGACGCCTCTCTAACCGTTTCGCGCTGACCGAAGAAGAGAAAAACACCAACAAAATAGAAAAAGACCTCATGGCGTTGTTTCCGCGTGAAGAGTGGACCAATTTGTCGCATTTGTTTATTCATCACGGAAGGAATGCCTGTAAAGCACGGATCTCTGAAGCACCCGATCATCCCATTTGCAAGAAGTACGGGGTGAATT encodes:
- the nth gene encoding endonuclease III, yielding MPVKLYPDLPKLPEKTDKQKKRAEELLAELYEHYPNPHCALDHRNAFELLCATILSAQCTDVRVNKVTPDLFETYPTPEQMAEAPIQELEELVRSTGFYRNKAKALKESSQIIAEEHDGEVPQNMKELLNLRGVARKTANVVLGNAFNINKGVVVDTHVRRLSNRFALTEEEKNTNKIEKDLMALFPREEWTNLSHLFIHHGRNACKARISEAPDHPICKKYGVNCECREMREEE
- a CDS encoding spinster family MFS transporter translates to MSITEKKARKLIGSTYAWVILGLVTLIYISSFVDRQIIAVLATQIQAEMDMNNLQVGLLYGTAFSLIYAICGIPMGRLADLYSRKIMIVAGLLIWSLMTFISGFATSLTFLITARMFVGISESALSPAVYSLLSDYFRPEQRATVFSIYASGIFIGIGVAFIGGGTVAQLYDWRTALMVVGAPGILLVGVAWFLIRELPRGITQQKARYDVDMSMREVLVYILSKKTILFHFLGFSFLALTGYTVLGFVGTVLKEVHEAQNLLPYYGWFMLATGLSVVSSGKAADWLAERWGPSKRFIMGMVAGLACLPLYYLGLFAGTGWMALLLIGSANVISSSYNGVAAALIQYLVKPNMRALAGGLYLFVISVIGFGVGPPLTGWLMDMVFTGAYGPAKALMLVISCCGILGSLCFVLAMRFYDGDAEVE
- a CDS encoding four helix bundle protein; its protein translation is MSYKNLEIWKLSREVTVVIHEMSMLLPKYELYETGSQVRRSSKSIRSNIVEGYGRRRYKQDFIKFLIYAHSSVDETRDHIETLYETKSLADEEVYKEISIKLDLLGKKLYQFIQSVETNHKSNS
- a CDS encoding NAD(P)(+) transhydrogenase (Re/Si-specific) subunit beta, with the translated sequence MSQFLPPSIQNFLPDIIQLVYLVATGVFIVGIKRLGSPATARSGNQLAALGMLIGVIVTLFDQQVVSFNFIIAGVVIGSLIGAVAAKKVEMTAMPEMVAIFNGFGGGASALVAWGELSRTLDPTMLEVQDLVTVGLSILIGSITFTGSFVAFGKLKGFISGRPLTFPGQNIFNLLLTAGLFGLVGWFAVDPEYQLVFWLLFGLSLLLGILTVLPIGGADMPVVISLLNSYSGIAASMAGFVINNNLLIISGALVGAAGLILTNIMCKAMNRTLGNVLFGAFGGGDGGSGSGPAADTDKTVRETTPEDVALQCAYAGKVIITPGYGLAVAQAQHVLKEVADKLEAKGVEVKYGIHPVAGRMPGHMNVLLAEADVPYDQLYDMEQINPDFKSTDVVLIIGANDVVNPVAKTEPGSPIYGMPILNVDEAERTIVFKRSLSPGFAGIDNPLFYKETNQMFFGDAKKSLQALAQALNEV